A genomic stretch from Brucella sp. BE17 includes:
- a CDS encoding tripartite tricarboxylate transporter permease: protein MDLFNNLALGFSTASSLVNLGFCLIGVLLGTLVGVLPGIGATATIAMLLPITFQIGDPVSALIMLAGIYYGAQYGGSTTAILINMPGESSSAVTAIDGYQMARKGRAGAALAVAAIGSFFAGTVSTFLVAIFAPPLTEIALKFGSAEYFSLMVVGLVSSVALAHGSVIKALAMVVLGLLLGLVGTDIYTGAPRFTLGITEYADGLNFVAVAVGVFGIAEILRNLESEQTRELLMAKVTGLMPTRDDFRRMAAPILRGTAIGSALGILPGGGAILASFASYTIEKRVSDAPEEFGHGAIAGVAGPESANNAGAQTSFIPMLTLGIPANPVMALMIGAMIIQGIVPGPNVATEQPALFWGVIASMWIGNLMLIILNLPLIGLWVKLLTVPYYMLFPIIMTFCAIGVYSVNSNIYDLYAVAFFGFIGYVLAKLRCEPAPLLLGFVLGPLLEEHLRRAMILSRGDPSTFVTRPISAILLAIAVMVLIVVLLPQVRKKRDEVFVEEA, encoded by the coding sequence ATGGATCTTTTCAATAATCTCGCGCTCGGCTTCTCGACCGCATCCTCGCTTGTCAATCTGGGCTTTTGCCTGATCGGCGTTCTGCTTGGAACGCTGGTCGGCGTGCTTCCGGGTATTGGTGCAACCGCCACCATCGCGATGCTGCTGCCGATCACCTTCCAGATCGGTGATCCGGTCTCGGCATTGATCATGCTAGCCGGTATCTATTACGGGGCGCAATATGGCGGCTCGACCACAGCGATCCTCATTAATATGCCGGGCGAATCCTCATCCGCCGTCACCGCTATTGATGGTTATCAGATGGCGCGCAAAGGCCGTGCGGGTGCAGCTCTTGCCGTTGCTGCAATCGGCTCGTTCTTTGCCGGTACGGTCTCGACCTTTCTGGTCGCGATTTTCGCGCCGCCCTTGACCGAAATCGCACTCAAATTTGGCTCGGCGGAATATTTCTCGCTGATGGTGGTGGGGCTGGTATCTTCGGTCGCGCTGGCGCATGGTTCCGTCATCAAGGCGCTAGCAATGGTCGTGCTGGGCCTGCTGCTCGGCCTTGTCGGTACAGATATTTACACCGGCGCCCCGCGCTTCACGCTTGGCATTACCGAATATGCGGACGGGTTGAATTTTGTTGCCGTTGCAGTAGGCGTTTTTGGTATTGCCGAAATCCTGCGTAATCTGGAAAGCGAGCAAACGCGCGAGCTTTTAATGGCGAAAGTAACCGGCCTTATGCCGACACGCGATGATTTCCGGCGTATGGCAGCACCCATCTTGCGCGGCACGGCCATCGGTTCGGCGCTAGGCATCCTGCCCGGTGGCGGCGCGATCCTTGCTTCCTTTGCGTCTTATACGATTGAAAAGCGCGTTTCCGACGCGCCGGAAGAATTCGGCCACGGTGCTATTGCCGGTGTTGCGGGGCCAGAATCGGCTAATAATGCAGGGGCTCAAACCTCTTTCATTCCCATGCTTACACTTGGCATTCCGGCTAATCCGGTCATGGCCTTGATGATCGGTGCGATGATCATTCAGGGTATCGTTCCGGGCCCGAATGTTGCAACCGAACAACCAGCTCTTTTCTGGGGTGTTATAGCGTCGATGTGGATCGGTAATCTGATGCTGATCATCCTCAACCTGCCTCTGATTGGGCTGTGGGTGAAGCTTCTGACCGTGCCCTATTACATGCTGTTTCCCATCATCATGACGTTCTGTGCTATCGGCGTCTACAGCGTCAACTCCAACATCTATGACCTTTACGCGGTCGCCTTCTTTGGCTTCATCGGTTATGTGCTGGCAAAACTGCGCTGTGAACCAGCACCTCTTCTGCTCGGCTTTGTGCTGGGGCCGCTTTTGGAAGAGCATTTGCGGCGCGCCATGATTCTGTCGCGCGGCGATCCTTCAACCTTCGTGACCCGACCGATCAGCGCGATCCTGCTTGCTATCGCGGTCATGGTTTTGATCGTGGTGTTGTTACCACAGGTGCGCAAGAAGCGTGACGAGGTGTTCGTCGAGGAAGCCTGA